The sequence GGAGTAATAAATTCAGTGGGTTACAGGGGTTTGCAGACGGCCAAAATCCATGAAAAACGCAAGTGGCAGGTTTGGGCAACAGCCCGTTTAATATTAATTATCCGAGTGTTTCGCCCAGTATTTCCCGGTGACAGAGCTGATGAATGGCAAACGGGCGGCGCTCTCGGGACGCCCACAAGACTATAAATTTCGCCACAGCCCGGCACCACATGAGGCCAAAAAATCACGTCGTGATATCCATGACCTTCAAAGAGTTCTGATGCTGCGAGCGATCGCCACTTTTGCTTGCCCGACACTCTTACAACATATTGTATAGCCTCCGAGCCCGCATCTAACTGTGATTGTGGTCCTGCCTTGACCATTCCTGCTGGAATTGTATATAGTCCTGTCCAAATCCGCTAACCTCCTTTCAAAGATGATAACGTCTAACGCCGAAGGTGTATGAGACTGCCAGGGGCTCCGTACCTCATGAAACGAGACATGCTCTTGGGCCTTTTTTTGTTTTTGTTATGATCGGAGGATACATCAGTGGCCTCAAAACCAACCCGTGAAGAATTGGGACAAAGGGCAAAGGAATTGGAAGCTGCGGAAACGAAGGATAAAAAGTCTGAGGAGGCAATCCATAGCCTATTTGACCTCGCCAGCGACATGCTTTGTCTGGCCGATATTGACGGCTATTTTAGGCAAATAAATCAAGCTTTTGAAAAAACATTAGGCTATTCAAGAAAGGAGATTCTTGGACAACCATTTATCCATTTTGTTCACCCGGATGACGTAGATTCGACAATGGCCCAAGTCAAAAAGCTATCCCAGAGCGAGCCTGTAGTCTCTTTCGAGAATCGCTATCGCTGCAAAGATGGTTCATACAAGTGGCTGTCTTGGACATCCAGGCCAAATCCGGAGGAGGGTATAGTTTATGCCATAGCTCGAGATATCACGGAACGCCAGCTGGCAGAGGAATCACTTAAAAAGCGGACTCATGAGCTTGATGAGCGGATCAAAGAACTGAACTGCCTCTATGGAATTTCCCATCTTGTCGAGGAGGATGGTATCTCATTGGAGGAGATGCTTCAGGCGACAGCCGATCTGTTACCTCTCGCGTGGCAGTATCCAGAGATAACATGCGCACGAATTACTGTGAAGGATCAACAGTTCAAGACCAAAAACTTCAGAAAAACCACTTGGAATCAGAGTGGGGATATCTTTGTACACGGCGATCGGGTTGGAGTTGTGGAAGTCTGTTATTTGGAG comes from Deltaproteobacteria bacterium and encodes:
- a CDS encoding PAS domain S-box protein, producing the protein MASKPTREELGQRAKELEAAETKDKKSEEAIHSLFDLASDMLCLADIDGYFRQINQAFEKTLGYSRKEILGQPFIHFVHPDDVDSTMAQVKKLSQSEPVVSFENRYRCKDGSYKWLSWTSRPNPEEGIVYAIARDITERQLAEESLKKRTHELDERIKELNCLYGISHLVEEDGISLEEMLQATADLLPLAWQYPEITCARITVKDQQFKTKNFRKTTWNQSGDIFVHGDRVGVVEVCYLEEKPKIDEGPFMKEERKLIDAVGERVGRIMERRQAQESLSKAHDELKAKSHRLQEVNTALRVLLKQREDDKQDLQETILSNVKELITPHLERMKKGRLDVNQTALVSIMESNLNSIVSPFIRKLSSRYLSLTPMEIRVADFIKEGRTNKEIGELLFLSPNTIKFHRYNIRMKLGLKNKKTNLRSYLLSLAK